The Candidatus Eisenbacteria bacterium genomic sequence GCTTCACGGACCCTCTCGGACAACCGGTGCTTCGGCGGCAGCACGTAGGTGCGGAGCACGTAGCCCCACGGCACCGCCACGACCGCAAGCGGGAGCCCGAGGAAGTCCCTCGCGATGTCACCCGTCGGAGTGCCCCACAACGCACCGCTCCTCCACAACGGGTAGGCGATCGCGGCCAGCCAGATGATCTTGTACGCCAGCATGAACAGGAACAGCGGAAGCATCCGAATCGGGTGAAGGATGCCGAGGATCGACAGTGTCGGATACGCGGCCCATACACACACCGCCACCGCGCGGACCGGATCCCATGGACCCTGGTGCGTGAAGATCGATCGCCATGCCGCGGTGCCGACGAAGAGAGGCATGAGGACATAGAACACGCGCAGGAGATAGACCTGGATTGGTCGGACGCCCTCGTAGCGCGTGTGGTCGGGTGTGAACCAGGACACGACTTTCATCGGACTACCCTTTCTCTGCCGAGGTTGCGGGGTCGAAGGCGAGCAGGTCGCCGGGTTGGCATTGCAGTGCGGCGCAGATCGCCTCGAGCGTCGAAAATCGAACCGCCCGCGCCTTGCCGGTCTTGAGAATGGAGAGGTTGGCGAGAGTGATGTCCACCTTCTCGGACAGCTCGGTCAGCGTCATGTGCCGGTTGTGCAGCACCTCGTCCAGC encodes the following:
- a CDS encoding helix-turn-helix transcriptional regulator, giving the protein MAIIVKLDEVLHNRHMTLTELSEKVDITLANLSILKTGKARAVRFSTLEAICAALQCQPGDLLAFDPATSAEKG